The Pocillopora verrucosa isolate sample1 chromosome 14, ASM3666991v2, whole genome shotgun sequence genome has a segment encoding these proteins:
- the LOC131787692 gene encoding protein decapentaplegic-like: MNSLNFILLLVCFTPVSLQNGAEITNLQGDLLNLLEIKEKPSVARSRSQVPKYVMDLYKEQAHTTGFTKFGKSAPGKTIRTFFRDTSVSEDKSRLYFNLSSLKPNEQIEKAELRLFKRRSKLENTHGHFKVTVYRLNRRPVEGNTSWKKKLTTVATKHVKCRRVGGWVVLNVTSAVSFWSSWPSRNFGLWISVKGIGIPTSDFFIATGGRKEPILVIYGDDKDKKQDKSLGPFSEIPNETRHNGEDKHNKGKGKNKQDTSGIMNRRRRSVGDVSCARHKLFVKFRDLNWDKWIIAPRGFSAYYCMGTCPEVIDKYYDPSNHAIIQNLLHHRLNKNIPAACCVPTSLNSMSLMYFELDGSIVLKEYPGMVASTCGCR; encoded by the exons ATGAATTCGctcaactttattttacttttggtGTGCTTCACGCCAGTATCACTACAGAACGGAGCAGAGATTACAAACCTCCAAGGTGATTTACTAAACTTGTTAGAGATAAAGGAAAAGCCGAGCGTGGCAAGAAGTAGGTCTCAAGTACCGAAATATGTGATGGACTTGTACAAGGAACAAGCTCATACAACGGGCTTCACCAAGTTTGGCAAATCTGCTCCTGGGAAAACCATACGAACTTTCTTCAGAG ACACGAGCGTCAGCGAGGACAAGAGTCGCTTGTACTTCAACTTATCGTCGCTTAAACCCAATGAACAAATAGAGAAAGCAGAGCTGAGATTATTTAAGAGACGTTCTAAGCTGGAGAACACTCATGGTCATTTTAAGGTGACAGTGTATCGTTTGAATCGCCGACCTGTAGAGGGTAACACAAGCTGGAAGAAAAAGTTGACTACAGTGGCTACCAAACATGTTAAATGTCGTCGAGTTGGCGGCTGGGTCGTGTTAAATGTTACCTCAGCTGTGTCGTTTTGGAGTTCTTGGCCATCACGAAATTTCGGTTTGTGGATCTCAGTCAAAGGAATTGGAATTCCAACTTCGGATTTCTTCATAGCAACTGGTGGTAGGAAAGAGCCGATCTTGGTCATTTACGGAGATGATAAGGACAAAAAGCAAGACAAATCGTTGGGACCTTTTAGTGAGATTCCGAACGAAACAAGGCATAACGGCGAAGATAAACACAACAAAGGTAAAGGCAAAAACAAGCAAGACACTTCTGGCATAATGAACAGAAGACGCAGATCTGTGGGAGACGTTAGCTGTGCGAGACACAAACTGTTTGTGAAATTTCGTGACTTAAACTGGGACAAATGGATTATAGCACCTCGAGGATTCAGCGCTTATTACTGCATGGGTACATGTCCAGAAGTCATCGATAAATATTACGATCCATCAAACCACGCCATAATACAAAACCTCCTTCACCATCGATTAAATAAGAACATTCCTGCAGCATGCTGTGTACCCACAAGTTTAAACTCTATGAGTTTGATGTATTTTGAGCTGGATGGAAGCATTGTGCTAAAGGAATACCCTGGTATGGTTGCATCGACGTGTGGCTGTCGCTAA